From the Spiroplasma alleghenense genome, one window contains:
- the rdgB gene encoding RdgB/HAM1 family non-canonical purine NTP pyrophosphatase — protein MKKNIWVATANINKVEEFKVLLPNYEIKSLLDFKEVLDIPEDFETFEENALFKAQTLYDIIDETVIADDSGLCIFGLDNFPGVKSARWASPEKDWNKINDKLLEKMLEHKLNSIDQRQASFVTVIAIFNKKLNIKEVFRGEIQGTILTKLTGNQGFGYDPIFAPSNHQNSFAQMSTSEKNKYSHRAIACQKLREFLDKI, from the coding sequence ATGAAAAAGAATATCTGAGTGGCAACTGCAAATATTAATAAAGTAGAAGAATTTAAAGTTTTACTACCAAATTATGAAATAAAATCACTTTTAGATTTTAAGGAAGTTTTAGATATACCCGAGGATTTTGAAACGTTTGAAGAAAATGCGCTTTTTAAAGCACAAACACTTTATGATATCATTGATGAAACTGTAATTGCTGATGATTCAGGCTTATGTATTTTTGGTTTGGATAACTTTCCTGGAGTTAAATCAGCTCGTTGGGCTAGTCCGGAAAAAGATTGAAATAAAATCAATGATAAACTTTTAGAAAAGATGTTAGAACATAAATTAAATAGTATCGATCAAAGACAAGCTAGTTTTGTGACGGTGATTGCTATTTTTAATAAAAAACTTAACATCAAAGAAGTTTTTCGAGGAGAAATTCAGGGAACAATTTTAACAAAACTAACAGGAAATCAAGGATTTGGTTATGACCCGATCTTTGCTCCAAGTAATCATCAAAATAGTTTTGCTCAAATGAGCACTAGTGAGAAAAATAAATATTCTCACCGTGCTATTGCTTGTCAAAAATTAAGAGAATTTTTAGATAAAATTTAA
- a CDS encoding phosphotransferase translates to MKNVTFLELGLTNLTYLENGLFCKKSNFIVDDFLDRKNEFQVLKEISNLENSVLIKPVKFGFKSNLFTSSYEYFDDSETLESREINPEIILEIAKAIKKMHEIKLKNSKVKKFNFKKILNFFEENTKNLIFDLIPFKEKIYKIINENQITEFTFCHNDLVPGNFLFTNSGLKIIDYDFASLNDPLFDLASFVSETLKQDPLFTRTFLKEFDLTIDEYKKVTNYIFYQNYLWCYWAMYMFQRTEKNIFQKIAKDKYEQLINTKF, encoded by the coding sequence ATGAAAAATGTAACCTTTTTAGAATTAGGATTAACTAATTTAACATATCTAGAGAATGGTCTTTTTTGTAAAAAAAGTAATTTTATTGTTGATGATTTTTTAGATAGAAAAAATGAATTTCAAGTGCTTAAAGAAATTTCAAATTTGGAAAATAGCGTTCTTATTAAGCCAGTAAAATTTGGATTTAAAAGTAATTTATTTACTAGTAGTTATGAGTATTTTGATGACAGTGAAACGCTGGAATCACGCGAAATTAACCCTGAGATAATTTTAGAAATTGCAAAAGCAATCAAGAAAATGCACGAAATAAAACTAAAAAATTCAAAAGTTAAAAAATTTAATTTCAAGAAAATTCTTAATTTTTTTGAAGAAAATACTAAGAATTTAATTTTTGATTTAATACCCTTTAAGGAAAAAATATATAAAATTATTAATGAAAATCAGATCACAGAGTTTACTTTTTGTCACAATGATTTAGTGCCTGGTAATTTCCTATTTACCAATTCTGGGTTAAAAATAATTGATTATGACTTTGCAAGTTTGAACGATCCATTATTTGATTTAGCAAGTTTCGTAAGCGAAACTTTAAAACAAGACCCCCTATTTACTAGAACATTTTTAAAAGAGTTCGATCTGACAATTGATGAATATAAAAAAGTAACGAACTATATTTTTTATCAAAATTATTTGTGATGTTATTGGGCAATGTATATGTTCCAAAGAACCGAGAAAAACATTTTTCAAAAAATTGCTAAAGATAAATATGAGCAATTAATTAACACTAAGTTTTAA
- a CDS encoding DxFTY motif-containing membrane protein, which translates to MNEKDEKIKEGKSKNEFNAQRTPFWISFGWLWIEAIIPAFLIWFLMGKDFSFSFFKDLAEPKELWVVLACLLVIAWSIFSTMLFFYLNWHESDNFTFAFITSMVMTSFIYNGLWLGNSPSGIVLKAFLGVFILIGSGILGAMLTALMRNQDNKRQEDLKVMYQAFKNNETIPEKKLLKIRRYEDKVKKNQEREAELAAFRKELQRKISDELNEREKSKINYQEKVSKELDSKEINQSKKKK; encoded by the coding sequence ATGAACGAAAAAGACGAAAAAATTAAAGAAGGAAAATCCAAAAATGAGTTCAATGCGCAAAGAACTCCTTTTTGAATTAGTTTTGGTTGACTATGAATTGAGGCTATAATTCCAGCATTTCTAATTTGATTTCTAATGGGAAAAGATTTTAGCTTTAGCTTTTTCAAAGATTTAGCAGAGCCAAAAGAATTGTGGGTTGTTCTAGCTTGTTTATTGGTAATTGCATGAAGTATTTTTAGTACAATGTTATTTTTTTATTTAAACTGACATGAAAGCGATAACTTTACTTTTGCCTTTATTACATCAATGGTAATGACTTCTTTTATATATAATGGCCTTTGATTGGGTAACAGTCCCTCAGGAATTGTTTTAAAGGCATTTTTGGGAGTTTTTATTTTAATTGGATCAGGAATTCTTGGAGCGATGTTAACCGCTTTAATGCGTAATCAAGATAACAAGCGTCAAGAAGATTTGAAAGTAATGTATCAGGCTTTCAAAAATAACGAGACAATTCCTGAAAAAAAATTATTGAAAATTCGCCGCTATGAGGATAAAGTTAAAAAAAATCAAGAACGCGAAGCAGAATTAGCTGCCTTTCGTAAAGAATTGCAAAGAAAAATTAGTGATGAATTGAATGAGCGTGAAAAAAGTAAAATTAATTATCAAGAAAAAGTTTCTAAGGAATTGGATTCTAAGGAAATTAATCAAAGTAAAAAAAAGAAATAA
- the miaA gene encoding tRNA (adenosine(37)-N6)-dimethylallyltransferase MiaA — MNNIPIILIVGPTGSGKTDLSIKIAKKLKGECINADSTQIFSGTDIATNKITTEEMEGIKHHLLSTIPVNGNYSVAQFQNEGRKVINSLLKQSIIPIIVGGTGLYINALLKKYHFQEEKYGQLYHPDLDNYSNIELWKMLNDFDSEAASKIHENNRQRLLRANSVVFERKELKTDLIKDGGEKFFSNPLIIIGLNPNRQDLHESLNSRVNKLIQRGLFEEIKKAYKENDYNENAQALKCIGGKEIVKYLKREITYEQAILDMQTANRRYARKQITWFKHQLKDIQWFEYNLKDFQKTCNLVLEYLEKVL; from the coding sequence ATGAATAATATTCCAATTATTTTAATTGTTGGACCAACTGGTTCTGGGAAAACTGATCTGTCTATAAAAATTGCAAAAAAATTAAAGGGCGAGTGTATCAATGCTGATTCAACTCAGATTTTTTCAGGAACAGATATTGCGACAAATAAAATTACAACAGAAGAAATGGAAGGAATTAAACATCATTTGCTTTCTACGATTCCTGTAAATGGTAATTATTCAGTTGCTCAGTTTCAAAATGAGGGTCGAAAAGTTATAAATTCGCTATTGAAACAAAGTATAATTCCAATAATTGTTGGAGGAACTGGTTTGTACATTAATGCTCTTTTAAAAAAATATCATTTTCAAGAAGAAAAATATGGTCAACTTTACCATCCCGATCTAGATAATTATAGTAATATTGAATTATGGAAAATGCTAAATGATTTTGATAGTGAAGCTGCAAGTAAAATTCACGAAAATAATCGTCAAAGATTATTGCGAGCTAATTCAGTGGTTTTTGAAAGAAAAGAATTAAAGACGGATTTAATAAAGGATGGGGGAGAAAAGTTTTTTTCTAATCCATTAATAATAATTGGTCTTAATCCTAATCGACAAGATTTGCATGAATCTTTAAATAGTAGGGTAAATAAATTAATTCAAAGAGGATTATTTGAAGAAATCAAAAAAGCGTACAAAGAAAATGACTACAATGAAAATGCCCAAGCACTAAAATGTATTGGTGGTAAAGAAATTGTAAAATATTTGAAAAGGGAAATAACTTATGAGCAAGCAATTTTGGATATGCAGACCGCTAATAGAAGATATGCCAGAAAACAAATCACTTGGTTTAAACATCAATTAAAAGATATTCAGTGATTTGAATATAACCTTAAAGATTTTCAAAAAACTTGTAATTTAGTATTAGAATATTTAGAAAAAGTATTGTAA
- the rpsO gene encoding 30S ribosomal protein S15 — translation MVLKARKAEIIKEFGQNDKDTGRAEVQIALLTDDIRNLTEHLQLHKKDITSRRSLLKKVSQRKHHLNFLIKNDFERYKAIIAKLNLRK, via the coding sequence ATGGTATTAAAAGCAAGAAAAGCCGAAATAATTAAAGAATTTGGTCAAAATGACAAAGACACTGGACGTGCTGAAGTTCAAATTGCACTTTTAACAGATGATATTAGAAACTTAACTGAACACTTACAGTTACATAAAAAAGATATCACTTCAAGAAGAAGTTTATTAAAAAAAGTTTCACAAAGAAAACATCACTTAAATTTCTTAATCAAAAATGATTTTGAACGCTATAAAGCAATTATCGCAAAATTAAATCTAAGAAAATAA
- the truB gene encoding tRNA pseudouridine(55) synthase TruB: MLQKSGIFLVNKPSGMTSNDLIKKIQKKLNIKKIGHAGTLDPLASGLMVVLVNQATKVSDFLLSANKTYNVTMKLFEDTDTKDITGKVINKVEPYKLDKSLINNIVKKYNGYIYEQYPPIYSAIKVDGKKLYEYARKNQADQVEITPRTVTIEKCEFVNYDKKNHEISLRLKVSKGTYVRSFVTDFANDLDTIATVSKLERTASGGFDLSNSKNLDVIDWDHLVSLYDTLIKSEQVLIQYHFEQDVRQGKSITLPRVSFPIVFIVNDKKEVIGIYKHAANHIYTCQRGLWQDDPAIKKTEAEMEGY; encoded by the coding sequence ATGTTACAAAAATCAGGGATATTCTTAGTTAACAAACCCTCTGGAATGACCTCAAATGATTTAATCAAAAAAATTCAAAAAAAATTAAACATTAAAAAAATTGGCCATGCTGGTACTCTAGATCCGCTTGCTTCAGGACTGATGGTTGTTTTAGTTAATCAAGCAACCAAGGTTAGTGATTTTTTATTGTCGGCTAATAAAACCTACAATGTGACAATGAAACTTTTTGAAGATACTGATACCAAAGATATTACCGGAAAGGTCATAAATAAAGTTGAACCTTATAAACTTGATAAAAGTTTAATTAATAATATTGTTAAAAAATATAATGGTTATATCTATGAACAATACCCACCAATTTACTCAGCAATTAAAGTTGATGGAAAAAAACTATATGAGTATGCTCGTAAAAATCAAGCTGATCAAGTTGAAATAACTCCAAGAACGGTGACGATTGAAAAATGTGAATTTGTTAATTATGATAAAAAAAATCACGAAATTTCGTTGCGGCTAAAAGTCAGCAAGGGTACTTACGTGAGGAGTTTTGTAACAGATTTTGCAAATGATTTAGATACAATTGCAACAGTCTCCAAATTAGAACGAACAGCTTCGGGGGGATTTGATTTATCAAATTCAAAGAATTTAGATGTAATTGATTGAGATCATTTAGTTTCCTTGTACGACACACTAATTAAATCAGAACAAGTATTAATTCAATATCATTTTGAACAAGATGTTCGTCAAGGTAAATCAATAACTTTGCCAAGAGTATCTTTTCCAATCGTTTTTATTGTAAATGATAAAAAAGAAGTTATTGGAATATATAAACACGCCGCTAATCACATTTATACTTGCCAAAGAGGTCTTTGGCAAGATGATCCGGCTATTAAAAAAACAGAGGCCGAAATGGAGGGCTACTAA